One window of the Shewanella khirikhana genome contains the following:
- the hemF gene encoding oxygen-dependent coproporphyrinogen oxidase, whose product MGLPNADEVKAFLMQLQANICAGLEGLDGKASFATDSWQRAEGGGGISRVLTDGAVFEQAGVNFSHVMGASMPASATAHRPELAGRSFEAMGVSLVIHPKNPYIPTTHANVRFFIARKEGADPVWWFGGGFDLTPYYPFESDVKEWHQSAKDLCEPFGDDVYPKYKEWCDKYFFLPHRGETRGVGGLFFDDLNHWEFDKCFDYMQAVGKGFLKAYAPIVERRKDTAYGERERDFQLYRRGRYVEFNLVYDRGTLFGLQTGGRTESILMSMPPLVRWQYAYSPEAGTPEAELYERFLKPQDWLAN is encoded by the coding sequence ATGGGACTTCCCAACGCCGATGAGGTAAAAGCGTTTTTAATGCAGCTGCAGGCAAACATCTGCGCTGGCCTGGAAGGGCTGGATGGTAAAGCAAGCTTTGCCACCGACAGCTGGCAGCGCGCCGAAGGCGGCGGTGGGATCAGCCGGGTGCTGACCGATGGTGCTGTGTTTGAGCAGGCCGGGGTGAACTTCTCCCATGTGATGGGCGCCTCTATGCCTGCATCGGCTACGGCGCACCGGCCTGAGCTTGCTGGCCGCAGTTTTGAGGCGATGGGGGTTTCCTTGGTTATCCACCCCAAAAACCCCTATATCCCAACTACCCATGCCAACGTACGCTTCTTTATTGCCCGTAAAGAGGGTGCTGACCCTGTGTGGTGGTTTGGTGGCGGTTTCGATTTAACGCCTTACTATCCGTTTGAGTCGGACGTGAAAGAGTGGCACCAAAGCGCCAAAGATCTGTGTGAGCCTTTCGGCGATGATGTGTATCCCAAGTACAAAGAGTGGTGCGATAAGTACTTCTTCCTGCCACACCGTGGTGAAACCCGTGGTGTTGGAGGTCTGTTCTTCGACGATCTTAACCATTGGGAATTTGATAAGTGCTTTGACTACATGCAGGCGGTGGGTAAGGGTTTCCTCAAGGCCTATGCGCCGATTGTTGAGCGTCGTAAAGACACGGCTTACGGCGAGCGTGAGCGGGATTTTCAGCTTTACCGTCGTGGCCGCTATGTTGAATTTAACTTGGTGTACGACCGTGGCACTCTGTTTGGGTTGCAAACCGGTGGCCGCACCGAATCGATTTTGATGTCGATGCCGCCGCTGGTACGTTGGCAGTATGCTTACAGTCCTGAAGCCGGGACCCCTGAGGCGGAGCTGTACGAGCGCTTCCTCAAGCCCCAGGACTGGCTGGCTAATTGA
- a CDS encoding DUF494 family protein translates to MFDILMYLFENYVQNDLEVDMLVDEDQLKKELVLAGFRQSEIIKALNWLEHLADLRDSEQPYLCSHEQHSFRVYTPEELERLDVECRGFLLFLEQIKVLNVEAREMVIDRVMDLDESSLTLDDLKWVVMMVLFNAPGQEMAYNQMENMMFDEQPGRLHS, encoded by the coding sequence ATGTTTGACATCCTCATGTACCTATTCGAGAACTATGTTCAGAATGACCTGGAAGTGGATATGCTGGTGGACGAAGACCAGCTGAAAAAAGAATTGGTTCTGGCAGGTTTCCGGCAGTCGGAAATTATCAAGGCGCTGAATTGGCTCGAGCATCTGGCCGATTTGCGCGACAGTGAACAGCCTTATCTGTGCAGTCACGAACAGCACTCTTTCCGTGTCTATACGCCGGAAGAGCTGGAACGTCTGGATGTTGAATGCCGTGGCTTCCTGCTGTTTCTGGAACAAATTAAAGTGCTCAACGTCGAAGCCCGTGAAATGGTGATAGACAGGGTGATGGATCTGGATGAATCCAGCCTAACCCTCGACGACCTCAAATGGGTGGTGATGATGGTACTGTTCAATGCGCCCGGGCAGGAGATGGCCTACAACCAGATGGAAAACATGATGTTCGACGAGCAGCCGGGCCGATTGCATTCCTGA
- a CDS encoding type I DNA topoisomerase: MSKIDHSLFSAHEHALEREFELCPECGSELSVRHSKHGSFVGCNNYPNCQYTRPLVQHESIETQVIEGSACPECGHELAVKSGRFGIFIGCTQYPECHHIEKPDQAAPEEAVACPVCKTGVMEHRTNRYGKGFYACSCYPKCKFLVKFPPVAETCPDCGFALLVQRKGASGSRLECPNKPCKYKRPL, translated from the coding sequence ATGTCCAAGATAGATCACAGCCTGTTCAGTGCCCACGAGCACGCCCTGGAGCGTGAGTTTGAGCTCTGCCCCGAATGCGGCAGCGAGCTGTCGGTGCGTCACAGCAAACATGGCAGCTTTGTTGGCTGCAACAACTACCCTAATTGCCAGTACACCCGGCCGTTGGTGCAGCACGAATCCATCGAAACTCAGGTAATTGAGGGCTCAGCCTGCCCTGAATGTGGTCATGAACTGGCGGTCAAATCGGGTCGTTTCGGTATTTTTATCGGTTGTACTCAATACCCTGAGTGTCATCACATCGAAAAGCCCGATCAGGCCGCACCGGAAGAGGCGGTAGCCTGCCCGGTGTGCAAAACCGGTGTGATGGAACACAGAACCAACCGCTACGGCAAAGGCTTTTATGCCTGCTCCTGCTACCCCAAGTGCAAGTTTTTGGTCAAGTTTCCGCCTGTAGCTGAAACTTGCCCAGATTGTGGCTTTGCGCTGCTGGTACAACGAAAAGGCGCCAGCGGCAGCCGTCTCGAATGCCCCAATAAACCGTGCAAATACAAACGGCCTCTGTGA
- a CDS encoding L-threonylcarbamoyladenylate synthase, translating into MLQVNPSEVSGIIESGGVVAYPTEAVYGLGCDPDNDAAIEKLLALKQRPWEKGLILIASGFDQLKPYLDLSRVTEDQLQAAFDKWPGPFTFVIPAQAGVSRMLRGGFDTIAVRVSVHEGVRAMCDACQKPLVSTSANLAGEPPALTLDEVQTQLGDKIDAVVLGDLGPSRQPSTIIDIQTGHIFRQG; encoded by the coding sequence ATGTTGCAGGTAAACCCCTCCGAAGTCAGTGGCATTATCGAAAGTGGCGGCGTGGTGGCCTATCCCACCGAGGCGGTATATGGTTTGGGTTGCGATCCGGATAATGATGCTGCCATTGAGAAGCTGTTGGCGCTAAAGCAGCGCCCGTGGGAAAAGGGGCTGATTCTGATTGCCAGCGGCTTCGACCAGCTGAAACCCTATCTCGATTTAAGCCGCGTGACCGAAGATCAGTTGCAGGCCGCCTTCGACAAGTGGCCCGGCCCGTTCACCTTTGTGATTCCGGCCCAAGCCGGGGTATCGCGTATGCTCAGGGGCGGCTTTGATACCATAGCCGTGCGGGTGAGCGTCCATGAAGGCGTGCGTGCCATGTGTGATGCCTGCCAAAAGCCTCTGGTGTCCACCAGTGCCAACCTGGCAGGTGAGCCGCCAGCATTGACGCTGGATGAAGTGCAAACTCAGCTTGGCGATAAAATTGATGCCGTGGTGCTGGGTGATTTGGGGCCATCCCGGCAGCCATCCACCATTATCGATATTCAAACCGGCCATATTTTCAGACAAGGATAA
- the def gene encoding peptide deformylase, producing MPLLKVLRFPDERLRTVAQPVTEFTPELQTQIDNMFETMYEEKGIGLAATQVDFHQRLIVMDLQDDIERPNVFINPEIVARSGDFCNEEGCLSVPGVYAKVDRAEFVTVKALDRHGKEFTVEADGLFAICLQHEMDHLMGKLFVDYLSPLKRQRIRQKLEKAARHEK from the coding sequence ATGCCCTTACTGAAAGTATTACGCTTCCCCGATGAGAGATTGAGAACTGTTGCCCAGCCGGTAACCGAATTTACTCCTGAACTTCAGACCCAAATCGACAATATGTTCGAGACCATGTACGAAGAAAAGGGAATTGGTCTGGCGGCCACTCAGGTAGATTTTCATCAACGTCTTATCGTGATGGATCTTCAGGATGATATTGAACGCCCTAATGTGTTCATTAACCCTGAAATTGTGGCCAGAAGTGGCGATTTTTGTAATGAAGAAGGCTGCCTTTCGGTACCCGGCGTCTACGCCAAAGTGGATCGCGCCGAATTTGTGACCGTTAAGGCTCTGGATCGCCATGGCAAAGAATTTACCGTTGAAGCCGATGGTCTGTTCGCTATCTGTCTACAGCACGAAATGGATCACCTTATGGGCAAGCTGTTTGTCGACTATCTGTCGCCACTCAAGCGCCAGCGTATCCGTCAAAAGCTGGAAAAAGCCGCTCGTCACGAAAAATAA
- the dprA gene encoding DNA-processing protein DprA, whose amino-acid sequence MDVDELRQRLESDSGSLPLPPSLRSGLTIDYRKVDLALQWQETSELHHLLCPDSDCYPPLLKNISDPPPLLFVKGQPQALLVPAVAMVGSRTASYTGLQTARKLAADLASRGLAVVSGLAAGIDGACHQGCLSVGGVTHGILGTGIEQVYPKKHLGLYQDIQTKGCIVSELWPDVGVFAGNFPKRNRIVAGIALGTVVVEAARKSGSLISARLAMEEGREVFAVPGNILDERHQGCHDLLRQGAKLVCEAADIVEELDAMLRCQLDMLPQRPHIQAEIGQELPYPELLASVEYETTPLDRLVEHSGKPIDLVLEQILELELQGWVAAVPGGYVRIRRN is encoded by the coding sequence ATGGATGTGGATGAGTTAAGGCAAAGGCTTGAAAGCGATAGTGGCTCACTGCCTTTGCCGCCCTCTCTGCGGTCCGGTTTAACTATTGATTATCGTAAGGTTGACCTTGCGCTCCAGTGGCAGGAAACCTCAGAACTTCATCATCTTTTATGTCCGGACAGCGATTGCTATCCACCGCTCCTTAAGAATATCTCCGATCCCCCTCCCTTGTTGTTTGTGAAAGGTCAGCCGCAGGCGTTGCTCGTTCCGGCTGTCGCCATGGTGGGCAGCAGGACTGCCAGTTACACCGGACTTCAGACGGCCCGCAAGCTGGCGGCGGATCTTGCCAGTCGCGGCCTGGCTGTGGTCAGTGGACTCGCCGCTGGTATCGATGGCGCCTGCCATCAGGGCTGTTTGAGTGTTGGCGGGGTAACCCATGGGATCCTGGGCACAGGTATCGAGCAGGTGTATCCCAAAAAGCATCTGGGGCTGTATCAGGACATTCAAACCAAGGGCTGTATTGTCAGCGAGTTATGGCCGGATGTTGGCGTGTTTGCCGGCAATTTTCCCAAGCGCAATCGGATTGTCGCCGGGATTGCGCTGGGCACTGTGGTGGTGGAGGCGGCCCGTAAGAGTGGCTCGTTAATCAGTGCGAGGCTGGCAATGGAGGAGGGGCGTGAAGTGTTTGCGGTGCCCGGCAATATTCTCGATGAGCGCCATCAGGGCTGCCACGATTTATTGCGTCAGGGGGCAAAACTTGTGTGTGAGGCGGCCGATATAGTGGAGGAACTGGACGCCATGTTGCGTTGTCAGCTTGATATGTTGCCCCAACGCCCCCATATCCAGGCTGAAATAGGTCAGGAGTTGCCATACCCAGAGCTCTTGGCTAGTGTAGAATATGAGACCACACCCTTAGACAGGTTGGTGGAACATAGTGGTAAACCGATAGATCTTGTGCTGGAACAAATACTTGAGTTGGAGTTACAAGGTTGGGTTGCTGCAGTACCCGGTGGTTACGTCAGAATCAGGAGGAATTAG
- the rsmB gene encoding 16S rRNA (cytosine(967)-C(5))-methyltransferase RsmB, translating into MNIRALAAKAIFDVLERGVSLSVALPAQQQLLRDGKDKALLAEICYGVMRQLPQLDKLVSGYMQKPLKGKQRVIHQLLLVGAYQLYFTRVPAHAAISETAEGCRALKFENLVKVVNGVLRNIQRQVPPLDESNDTLKYNFPGWIIRRLKDAYPETWEDIIEASHQRPPMWLRNNRRHQSRDAYLQALADAEISADAGQGEDAICLEFATDVARLPHFADGASSVQDGAAQWAASLLAPQNGELVLDACAAPGGKSCHLLELADIELVAVDFDEKRLERVSQNLERLKLNAKVIHGDAGDIGSWWQGDKFDRILLDAPCSATGVIRRHPDIKWLRQNNDIAELAKLQQQILDNCWQWLKPGGTLLYATCSILPEENREQIKAFLERTADATLEALPNQADNNDIGWQILPGQDDMDGFYYARLKKALV; encoded by the coding sequence ATGAATATCCGAGCCCTCGCCGCCAAGGCGATTTTCGATGTGCTCGAGCGCGGCGTGTCGCTCTCGGTCGCCCTGCCCGCCCAGCAGCAACTGCTGCGTGATGGCAAAGACAAGGCACTGCTGGCCGAGATTTGCTATGGCGTCATGCGCCAACTGCCCCAGCTCGACAAGCTGGTCAGCGGCTACATGCAAAAGCCCCTCAAGGGTAAACAGCGCGTCATTCACCAGCTGCTGTTGGTGGGTGCCTATCAGCTGTATTTCACCCGGGTGCCGGCCCACGCCGCCATTTCCGAAACCGCCGAAGGCTGCCGCGCCCTCAAGTTTGAAAACCTGGTCAAGGTGGTCAACGGAGTACTGCGCAACATTCAGCGTCAGGTGCCGCCGCTGGATGAGTCCAACGACACCTTAAAATACAACTTCCCCGGCTGGATAATCCGCCGCCTTAAAGACGCCTACCCTGAAACCTGGGAAGACATCATTGAGGCGTCACATCAGCGCCCACCGATGTGGCTTAGAAACAACCGCCGCCACCAGAGCCGCGATGCCTATTTGCAGGCGCTTGCCGATGCAGAGATAAGCGCCGATGCGGGTCAGGGCGAAGATGCCATTTGCCTCGAATTTGCCACCGACGTTGCCCGCCTGCCGCATTTTGCCGATGGTGCGAGTTCAGTGCAGGACGGCGCTGCCCAGTGGGCTGCCAGTCTGCTGGCGCCACAAAACGGCGAGCTGGTATTGGATGCCTGCGCCGCCCCCGGCGGTAAGAGCTGCCACCTGCTGGAGCTGGCCGATATCGAGCTGGTCGCTGTGGATTTCGACGAAAAGCGCCTCGAGCGGGTGTCGCAAAACCTCGAGCGTCTCAAGCTCAATGCCAAAGTTATCCACGGCGATGCCGGCGATATCGGCAGTTGGTGGCAGGGCGACAAGTTTGACCGCATCCTGCTGGATGCGCCCTGCTCTGCAACCGGGGTGATCCGTCGCCACCCAGACATCAAATGGCTCAGACAAAACAACGACATTGCCGAGCTTGCCAAACTTCAGCAGCAAATTCTCGACAACTGCTGGCAGTGGCTCAAGCCTGGTGGCACACTGCTGTACGCAACCTGTTCCATTTTGCCTGAAGAAAACCGTGAGCAGATCAAGGCCTTCCTCGAACGCACCGCAGATGCAACCCTGGAAGCCCTGCCCAATCAGGCAGACAATAATGATATCGGCTGGCAAATCCTGCCGGGACAGGACGACATGGACGGGTTTTATTACGCCCGCCTGAAAAAAGCGCTGGTTTAG
- the trkA gene encoding Trk system potassium transporter TrkA, whose amino-acid sequence MKIIILGAGQVGGTLAENLVGENNDITIVDSDKNKLRSLQDKYDLRVVVGHGAHPDVLREAGAEDADMLIAVTNSDECNMSACQIAYTLFGTPTKIARIRSEQYLHMQERLFIDSETKNSDNRTRGGFVIDELIAPEQLVTSYIQRLVEYPGALQVLEFADGKLSLVAVRAYYGGPLVGNALAALREHMPNIDTRVAAIFRQGRPIMPRGTTIIEADDEVFFVADSRHIRAVMSEMQKLDNSYRNIMIAGGGNIGLGLAKKLERSHSVKLIEHRAERAEALSEKLENTTVFCGDASDQELLLEEHIDQTDVFIAVTNDDEANIMSALLAKRMGAKKVMVLIQREAYVDIVQEANIDIAISPQQATISALLTHIRQGDICNVYSLRRGAAEAIEAIAHGDPSTSKVVGKQIGEIRLPPGTTIGAIVRNDEVLMAHDKTVIEQGDHVILFLVNKKFIGEVEKLFQPSAFFF is encoded by the coding sequence ATGAAAATTATCATCTTGGGCGCAGGTCAAGTCGGGGGAACCCTGGCAGAAAACCTGGTAGGCGAAAACAACGACATCACTATCGTCGACTCCGACAAAAATAAACTGCGCAGCCTGCAGGACAAATATGACCTGCGGGTGGTGGTGGGCCACGGTGCCCACCCGGATGTGCTGCGCGAGGCCGGTGCCGAAGATGCCGATATGCTGATTGCCGTGACCAACAGCGACGAGTGCAATATGTCGGCCTGTCAGATTGCCTACACCCTGTTTGGTACTCCCACCAAGATTGCCCGAATCCGCTCTGAGCAGTACCTGCACATGCAGGAGCGGCTGTTCATCGACAGCGAAACCAAAAACTCCGACAACCGCACCCGCGGCGGCTTTGTGATTGACGAACTGATTGCCCCCGAGCAGCTGGTCACGTCCTACATTCAGCGCCTGGTGGAATACCCAGGTGCCCTGCAGGTGCTGGAGTTTGCCGACGGTAAGCTGAGTCTGGTGGCGGTACGCGCCTACTACGGTGGCCCCCTGGTGGGCAACGCACTGGCGGCGCTGCGTGAGCACATGCCCAATATTGATACGCGGGTGGCGGCCATTTTCCGTCAGGGACGCCCCATCATGCCCCGCGGCACCACCATTATTGAAGCCGACGACGAAGTCTTCTTCGTGGCCGACAGCCGCCACATCCGCGCCGTGATGAGTGAAATGCAAAAGCTCGATAACAGCTACCGCAACATCATGATCGCCGGCGGCGGTAATATCGGTCTGGGTCTGGCGAAAAAGCTCGAGCGCAGCCATTCGGTCAAGTTGATTGAACACAGGGCCGAGCGCGCCGAGGCGCTGTCGGAAAAACTGGAAAACACCACGGTATTCTGCGGTGATGCCTCGGATCAGGAGTTGCTGCTCGAAGAGCACATCGACCAGACCGACGTGTTTATTGCAGTGACCAACGACGATGAAGCCAACATCATGTCGGCACTGCTGGCCAAGCGCATGGGTGCCAAAAAGGTGATGGTGCTTATTCAGCGCGAAGCCTATGTGGACATCGTTCAGGAAGCCAATATCGATATCGCCATTTCACCGCAGCAGGCTACCATTTCAGCGCTGCTGACCCACATTCGTCAGGGCGATATCTGCAACGTGTACTCACTGCGCCGCGGCGCCGCCGAGGCCATCGAAGCCATCGCCCACGGCGACCCCAGCACCTCCAAGGTGGTGGGCAAACAAATCGGGGAAATCCGTCTGCCACCGGGCACCACCATAGGTGCCATAGTGCGCAACGACGAGGTACTGATGGCCCACGACAAAACGGTGATCGAGCAAGGCGACCACGTCATCCTCTTCCTGGTAAACAAGAAGTTTATCGGCGAGGTGGAGAAGCTGTTCCAACCCAGCGCCTTCTTCTTCTGA
- a CDS encoding collagenase translates to MNSKSLALCLMLAIAGCAQTPTSNIALTDTLTPRLANIEHTLTADDELYSMANFNLALALLQRPETDHEKLLVYLRAYSYFGDMKVIDAKQASRLAEILAQIAQAAPDSSREQIAVVGYRFFADKDRGAEIAPFTELLASQLKQLAAQPASLERDYALWETLRAYGFLLFESRKHPDSSLAKTMLASDASTVLLNFAGSDAAISGADDWPRMNAYWALALYRLALPAGDDGEATPAERKLDEEVKNIAAADAKSRGEAAKTAYTLGYHVNRFAGKEACEQDALCVIPELTQVLPQRHECSDSLYILSQDLTEAEFAESCTRLISQEDSFHALLQTARVATANDFNQALQVVAFKNWSQYNAYGQLLFDIGTDNGGMYIEGTPSKPGNQASFFAFRQWWIAPEFAIWNLNHEYVHYLDGRFVKYGGFGHFPGKMVWWAEGLAEYVSKSNDNPDAIKLAREKRAEAPTLADIFATEYKDGLDRTYRWSYLAIRYLAEQRPAALVELSRLLKTDYFEGYDALLSQVASEEQSGFETWLDGQIAQAEAQPKDAPTLPRKLNRYAYRDYLTPAHLQLPKDKTGVHFHF, encoded by the coding sequence GTGAACTCCAAATCCCTCGCCCTCTGCCTGATGCTTGCCATAGCAGGCTGCGCTCAAACGCCCACATCAAACATTGCATTGACCGATACGCTTACGCCCAGGCTTGCCAACATTGAGCATACGCTGACAGCCGATGATGAACTCTACAGCATGGCCAACTTCAATCTGGCGCTGGCACTGCTGCAAAGGCCCGAAACCGATCATGAAAAGCTGCTGGTCTACCTTCGTGCCTACAGTTATTTCGGTGACATGAAGGTAATAGATGCAAAACAAGCCTCACGCCTTGCCGAGATTCTGGCGCAAATTGCGCAGGCCGCTCCTGACAGCAGCCGCGAGCAAATCGCCGTAGTGGGCTATCGCTTCTTTGCCGATAAAGACCGCGGCGCTGAGATTGCACCTTTTACTGAACTGCTGGCGTCGCAGCTGAAGCAATTGGCAGCACAACCTGCATCACTCGAGCGGGACTATGCCCTGTGGGAAACCCTGAGAGCTTATGGCTTTTTACTGTTTGAAAGCCGCAAGCACCCGGATAGCAGCCTAGCCAAAACTATGCTCGCATCAGATGCAAGCACAGTACTGCTGAACTTTGCAGGCAGCGATGCCGCCATCAGTGGCGCGGATGACTGGCCGCGAATGAATGCTTACTGGGCGCTGGCACTCTATCGTCTGGCGCTGCCAGCGGGCGACGATGGTGAAGCCACGCCTGCGGAGCGCAAACTGGATGAAGAGGTGAAAAACATTGCCGCAGCCGATGCCAAAAGTCGCGGCGAAGCGGCCAAAACGGCCTATACCCTGGGTTACCACGTCAACCGCTTTGCCGGCAAAGAAGCCTGCGAGCAGGATGCGCTTTGCGTGATCCCAGAGCTGACGCAGGTACTGCCCCAGCGCCATGAGTGTTCAGACAGCCTGTATATCCTGTCTCAGGATTTGACCGAGGCGGAGTTTGCCGAAAGCTGCACCCGACTGATTTCTCAGGAAGACAGTTTCCATGCCTTGCTGCAAACCGCCCGGGTAGCGACCGCCAACGACTTCAATCAGGCGCTGCAGGTCGTCGCTTTTAAAAACTGGAGCCAATACAACGCTTACGGACAACTGCTGTTTGATATAGGCACAGATAACGGCGGCATGTATATCGAAGGCACACCGTCCAAACCCGGCAATCAGGCCAGCTTTTTCGCCTTCCGCCAATGGTGGATTGCACCCGAATTCGCTATCTGGAATCTGAACCACGAATACGTGCATTACCTCGATGGCCGTTTTGTAAAATACGGCGGTTTTGGCCACTTCCCGGGCAAAATGGTGTGGTGGGCAGAGGGGCTGGCGGAATATGTCTCCAAAAGCAATGACAACCCCGACGCCATCAAGCTGGCGCGGGAAAAGCGCGCTGAAGCGCCCACCCTGGCGGATATCTTCGCAACCGAATACAAAGATGGATTGGACAGGACCTACCGCTGGAGTTATCTCGCCATCCGCTATCTGGCAGAGCAGCGTCCAGCCGCGTTAGTGGAGTTGTCGCGCCTGTTAAAGACCGATTATTTTGAAGGCTATGATGCCTTGCTAAGCCAAGTGGCCAGCGAAGAGCAAAGCGGTTTTGAAACCTGGTTGGATGGGCAAATTGCCCAAGCTGAAGCCCAGCCAAAAGATGCACCAACGCTGCCCCGCAAGCTTAACCGCTATGCCTACCGCGACTACTTAACGCCAGCGCATTTGCAACTGCCCAAGGATAAAACCGGCGTGCATTTCCATTTCTAA
- a CDS encoding LysM peptidoglycan-binding domain-containing protein, giving the protein MDAPMKRLILVALMSVTSSFALADTLTLKPGHPDTYVVEKGDTLWDISGQFLNDPWRWPTLWNANPQIANPHLIYPGDRLTLVFIDGQPRLVVKPQVRKSPEGRVMPKGGAIPAVSLELIQPYLSQNRVVDAEWFAQQPLILGGESPSRHHIESDIIYVQAQLPKGMKVAAYNAGRTFSDKATDEVLGQEVILTASGRVVESGEISKVQLLTNLRETKAGYRVLPIEEDSMLSAYFMPKPADVQDAYVLGTEDEIREAGKLDVVYISKGQNDGVEPGDVFAIHRDGETVVINGDGTPVSTIDRNAYADLMAKFGSDDAIKLPDVYHGNLMVFKVFDKVSMGLIMVNSRPVRMDDKLSMPSQSEIKGE; this is encoded by the coding sequence ATGGATGCACCCATGAAACGGTTAATTCTAGTCGCGTTAATGTCGGTAACCAGTTCGTTTGCATTGGCTGATACCCTGACTCTTAAGCCAGGCCATCCGGACACCTATGTCGTAGAGAAAGGAGACACCCTGTGGGATATCTCCGGCCAGTTTCTTAACGACCCCTGGCGTTGGCCCACTCTGTGGAACGCCAACCCGCAAATCGCCAACCCCCACCTGATTTATCCCGGTGATCGCCTGACACTGGTATTTATTGACGGCCAACCCCGGCTGGTAGTGAAGCCTCAGGTGCGTAAGAGCCCTGAAGGCCGGGTGATGCCCAAGGGCGGCGCCATTCCTGCTGTGAGTCTGGAGCTTATTCAGCCTTATTTGAGCCAAAACCGTGTGGTCGACGCGGAATGGTTTGCTCAGCAGCCGCTGATTCTGGGTGGTGAAAGCCCCTCTCGCCATCATATCGAGAGTGACATTATTTATGTGCAGGCGCAGTTGCCCAAAGGCATGAAAGTCGCCGCTTATAACGCGGGTCGGACTTTCTCTGACAAGGCCACCGATGAGGTGCTTGGTCAGGAAGTGATTTTAACCGCCAGTGGCCGGGTAGTTGAGTCCGGTGAGATCTCCAAGGTGCAGCTGCTGACCAATCTACGTGAAACCAAAGCCGGTTACCGCGTGCTGCCTATCGAAGAAGATTCGATGTTGTCGGCCTACTTTATGCCTAAACCTGCCGATGTGCAGGATGCCTATGTGCTTGGCACTGAGGATGAAATTCGTGAAGCCGGTAAGCTGGATGTGGTCTATATCAGCAAAGGTCAGAACGATGGTGTTGAACCCGGTGATGTATTTGCCATTCATCGCGATGGTGAAACCGTGGTGATCAACGGAGATGGCACCCCTGTGTCCACCATAGATCGTAACGCCTATGCCGACCTGATGGCCAAGTTTGGCAGTGATGATGCCATCAAGCTGCCTGACGTCTATCACGGTAATCTGATGGTATTCAAGGTGTTTGATAAAGTCAGTATGGGCCTGATTATGGTGAACAGCCGTCCGGTTCGTATGGATGACAAACTCTCTATGCCTTCACAGAGTGAGATTAAGGGGGAGTAA
- the fmt gene encoding methionyl-tRNA formyltransferase, whose product MKPLKIIFAGTPDFAARHLQALLGSDHEVIAVYTQPDRPAGRGQKLTPSPVKSLALEHQIPVYQPKSLRKEEAQQELAALGADIMVVVAYGLILPKVVLDTPRLGCINVHGSILPRWRGAAPIQRALWAGDTETGVTIMQMDVGLDTGDMLLKTRLPIEDEDTSASLYEKLAQQGPEALLDALAALSEGRLSAEKQDEAQANYAEKLSKEEARLDFAKPAKNLWQEVRAFNPWPVSYFEHQGQTIKVWQTSVLAESSAKTPGTIVAAGKQGIDIATTDGVLRIHKMQLPGKKPMDVADILNSRGDWFAPGTLLASPEASE is encoded by the coding sequence TTGAAGCCACTGAAAATCATCTTTGCCGGTACGCCGGATTTTGCAGCGCGCCATCTGCAGGCGCTGCTGGGTTCAGACCATGAGGTCATTGCCGTTTACACCCAACCCGACCGTCCCGCCGGACGGGGGCAAAAACTCACACCCAGCCCGGTGAAGTCACTGGCGCTTGAGCACCAGATCCCTGTTTATCAGCCTAAATCACTGCGCAAAGAAGAGGCGCAGCAGGAACTGGCCGCCCTCGGTGCCGATATCATGGTAGTGGTGGCTTACGGCCTGATCCTGCCAAAGGTGGTGCTGGATACTCCGCGCCTTGGCTGTATCAACGTGCACGGCTCCATTCTGCCGCGCTGGCGCGGTGCGGCGCCCATCCAACGTGCCCTGTGGGCCGGTGACACTGAAACCGGCGTCACCATAATGCAAATGGATGTCGGCCTGGATACCGGCGATATGCTGCTCAAAACCCGCCTGCCCATCGAAGATGAAGACACCTCTGCCAGCCTGTATGAAAAGCTGGCCCAGCAAGGCCCCGAAGCATTACTGGACGCCCTCGCTGCCCTTAGCGAAGGCCGCCTGAGCGCCGAAAAACAGGACGAAGCCCAGGCCAACTATGCCGAGAAGCTCAGCAAAGAAGAGGCCCGTCTCGATTTTGCCAAGCCTGCCAAAAATCTGTGGCAGGAAGTACGCGCCTTTAACCCCTGGCCGGTGAGCTATTTCGAGCATCAGGGTCAGACCATCAAGGTATGGCAGACAAGCGTGCTGGCCGAATCCAGCGCCAAAACGCCCGGCACCATAGTTGCCGCCGGCAAACAAGGCATAGATATCGCGACCACCGATGGCGTGCTGCGTATTCACAAAATGCAGCTACCCGGCAAAAAGCCAATGGACGTGGCCGATATCCTCAATAGCCGCGGCGACTGGTTCGCTCCCGGCACCCTGCTGGCAAGCCCTGAGGCAAGCGAGTAA